Proteins encoded by one window of Candidatus Methylacidiphilales bacterium:
- a CDS encoding menaquinone biosynthesis protein has translation MDAALSALRIGAVPYLNAQPLITRIPAAIQLFSPRELVDRLIRWELEVALVPTIAAAHMPNLWWVPEIAILSKGAVKSVIANHRCPLDQVKTLAVDHDSRTSVLLARIIFEIFRRQPLSLLPEGDPCADAQLWIGDRALRFRAENPQAPLLDLGEAWDQHTSLPFVYAAWAVSPHVSPDHRKLVASILIQAAKEGLDQRELLAHNDQEKEYLHKHIRYTLDQEAIEGWRYFLKLATTLQNQTSPPTLNFI, from the coding sequence ATGGACGCTGCCTTATCCGCTTTACGCATAGGAGCCGTCCCATATCTTAATGCACAACCTCTAATCACACGGATTCCAGCTGCAATTCAGCTTTTCTCTCCACGAGAACTTGTCGACCGACTTATCCGTTGGGAACTCGAGGTTGCATTGGTTCCCACTATTGCAGCGGCGCATATGCCCAACTTATGGTGGGTCCCAGAGATAGCCATCTTGTCCAAAGGCGCAGTCAAAAGCGTGATTGCGAATCATCGTTGTCCTCTCGATCAAGTAAAAACTTTAGCGGTTGACCATGACTCTCGCACTTCTGTCCTGCTGGCTCGCATTATTTTTGAAATCTTCCGCCGTCAACCGCTTTCCCTGCTTCCTGAGGGGGATCCATGCGCCGACGCTCAACTCTGGATCGGAGATCGTGCCTTGCGTTTCCGCGCTGAAAATCCCCAAGCTCCGCTTCTCGATCTCGGTGAAGCTTGGGATCAACATACCTCTCTTCCCTTTGTTTATGCAGCTTGGGCCGTCTCTCCACATGTTTCTCCAGATCACAGGAAACTCGTCGCCTCAATTCTAATCCAAGCAGCCAAAGAAGGGCTCGATCAGCGAGAGCTCCTGGCGCACAACGACCAAGAAAAAGAATATCTCCACAAACACATTCGCTACACCCTCGATCAAGAAGCCATCGAAGGCTGGCGTTACTTTTTGAAACTGGCTACCACCTTGCAGAATCAAACCTCCCCACCTACATTGAATTTTATATGA
- the mqnC gene encoding dehypoxanthine futalosine cyclase, with product MNPSTTSLLSPPLHEPVNQSFLNLVNTSQSSNHTSSLTQKILAGDRITIEEAAELYHWPLSELGLLAHARRQLAKAEAYNGRGNSIVTYIVDRNINYTNVCNVYCKFCAFYRTEKDPDHYVLTPDQISEKIRELEAIGGIQILLQGGHHPSLTLDYYLTMLSTIRQRHPNINIHGFSPPEIHHFSQTFRLPTREILRLYKEAGLGSLPGGGGEILTDRVRQRISPLKCDADTWLRIMREAHEIGLRSSATMMFGHVETLEDRLEHLQRLRDLQDDTGGFTAFICWTFQPENTVLKVPRKASAHEYLRMQALARIFLDNIENIQSSWVTQGPQIGQIALFYGANDFGSIMMEENVVSAAGTTFRMTIEEMERLIAEAGYTPRRRDNAYRLIDAVV from the coding sequence ATGAACCCTTCTACAACAAGCCTTCTAAGCCCGCCCCTACACGAGCCAGTCAACCAATCTTTTTTGAACCTCGTGAATACCTCCCAATCATCTAATCACACCTCCTCACTCACGCAAAAAATTCTTGCCGGCGATCGAATCACCATCGAAGAAGCTGCAGAGCTCTATCACTGGCCATTATCAGAACTGGGTCTTCTTGCTCATGCACGTAGACAACTAGCCAAAGCCGAGGCTTACAACGGACGTGGAAACTCTATCGTGACCTACATTGTGGACCGCAACATCAACTACACCAATGTCTGCAACGTCTATTGCAAATTCTGCGCCTTTTACCGCACCGAAAAAGACCCCGACCATTACGTCCTCACCCCGGATCAGATCTCAGAAAAGATCCGTGAACTCGAAGCTATCGGCGGCATTCAAATCTTACTTCAAGGAGGTCACCACCCTTCATTGACCCTGGACTACTACCTCACCATGCTCTCCACCATTCGACAGCGTCACCCGAATATTAACATCCACGGATTCTCGCCACCTGAAATTCATCACTTCTCACAAACATTTCGCCTTCCCACTCGAGAGATACTGCGCCTTTACAAAGAGGCAGGCTTAGGTTCCTTGCCCGGCGGTGGAGGAGAAATTCTCACAGATCGTGTTCGGCAACGTATCTCTCCTCTCAAATGCGATGCTGACACCTGGCTGCGAATCATGCGTGAAGCTCACGAAATCGGATTGCGCTCATCCGCGACCATGATGTTTGGACACGTCGAGACCCTTGAAGATCGCCTTGAGCACCTCCAACGGCTCCGCGATTTGCAAGACGACACCGGTGGTTTTACAGCTTTTATTTGCTGGACATTTCAGCCCGAAAATACCGTTCTCAAAGTCCCTCGAAAAGCCTCCGCACATGAATATCTCCGTATGCAAGCTCTGGCTCGAATTTTTCTCGATAACATTGAAAACATACAATCCTCCTGGGTCACACAAGGCCCCCAGATCGGACAAATCGCCCTCTTCTACGGTGCAAACGATTTTGGCTCGATCATGATGGAAGAAAATGTCGTCTCTGCAGCTGGCACCACATTTCGCATGACAATTGAGGAAATGGAACGTCTCATCGCCGAAGCAGGCTACACTCCACGACGCAGAGATAATGCCTACCGGCTCATCGACGCAGTCGTCTGA